The Argentina anserina chromosome 3, drPotAnse1.1, whole genome shotgun sequence genome includes a region encoding these proteins:
- the LOC126785678 gene encoding histone H1-like, with amino-acid sequence MAAETAVVKAKKARAPPAHPPFVEMITEAIVALKERTGSSQYAITKFVEEKHKQLPQSFKKLLLLNLKKLVAAGKLVKVKASFKLPPRSSSAAAAAPAKEKTKPEATTKPKKSAAKTKTTTAAAKPKAKAKTAAPKPRAVAKPKAAKAVVKKPKAKAVAKPASKAAKTSSRTSPGKKVEVKAKVVKKPAASKVVKKPKSVKSPAKKKVQPKRGKK; translated from the exons ATGGCCGCCGAAACCGCCGTCGTCAAGGCCAAGAAGGCCCGCGCTCCGCCAGCTCACCCTCCCTTCGTCGAG ATGATCACGGAGGCGATTGTGGCCCTGAAGGAGAGGACTGGTTCGAGCCAGTACGCCATCACCAAATTCGTGGAGGAGAAGCACAAGCAGTTGCCTCAGAGCTTCAAGAAGCTTCTGCTCCTCAACCTCAAGAAGCTGGTCGCCGCCGGCAAGCTCGTCAAGGTCAAAGCCTCCTTCAAGCTCCCTCCTCGCTCCTCATCCGCCGCCGCTGCTGCTCCGGCGAAGGAGAAGACCAAGCCGGAAGCCACTACCAAGCCTAAGAAATCCGCCGCCAAGACCAAGACTACTACTGCTGCTGCTAAACCCAAGGCCAAGGCGAAAACTGCTGCTCCGAAGCCCAGGGCGGTGGCGAAACCGAAGGCGGCCAAGGCTGTGGTGAAGAAGCCCAAGGCTAAGGCGGTGGCTAAGCCGGCTTCGAAGGCGGCGAAAACATCGTCGAGGACTTCGCCGGGGAAGAAGGTGGAGGTGAAAGCTAAGGTGGTGAAGAAGCCGGCGGCGAGTAAGGTTGTGAAGAAACCGAAGAGTGTCAAGTCTCCGGCGAAGAAGAAGGTTCAGCCAAAGAGGGGCAAGAAGTGA